The genomic DNA AACAAATTCCTCAAGGGTGAAGCGGCCTGGTAAGAAACAGCTTGCGCTACTCGTAGCGAAGGAAGGCCGCCACTGCACCGTGGCGGCCTTTCATTTTTGCGGCGAACCTGTACGTAATCGTCGGCCGCCTCTTATCGCGCTGCAGGAAACCTCCCTAGCGCGATCATCTTCCATAGCGCTGAACGACATCTTTCAGTTTCCCCGACGACTCCTTCAACCCCCGCACCCTCTCCATCTCTTCCATATCCTTTCGCCACTTGCACCAGCTCGCGTGCCCCTCGAGGCGTCCGCCGATTTCGTCCTCGGTTTTTTTGCAATACACACAGACCTGCCTGCCCTCAACAGTCTCCTTGAGGTATTCATTATGCTCTTCATGTCCGGCCATGACAGTCTCCTTTTCTATCTTCCCGCATAACTCGATTCTTTTACAAATGATACCACGTATCCATGTCTAATCCCACCGGGCCTAATCCCACAAGCCTGCACTCGGGGTAATCTGCCGCAAGCAAAAAAAGGCCCCGGCCCCTGTACAAGGGGCGGGGCGAGAGTTTATGGCAACGGTCAGGATGCCCTAGGTGATGCCGATGCTACACTACTGCCGCTATGCTGCTGCCGGAGCGACTGGCGAGGTCGCTGCGGGTGAGACCTTTGCTTCCTTGAGCCAGAGGAGCCTCGAACCGTTGATTACCGCGGCGTTGATCGACTCGATCAGCTCTCCCGGGTCGGCGTCGAATCCCTCTCTCCTGGCAAAGGGACTGAGCTCTACCTTGATCTTGGCAGCGCTCACGAGCTTTTTGGTATCGCTCTCCTTCGCTTCCTTCAGCTTGCTCCCCATCACTTTCGCGAGGGCTGCGAAAATATCACGATGCGTCTTCGCCTCTCCCGCGGGAGAGACGGCCGCGGCCACATACTTCAACCTGCCCGCATAATCGACCATGGTCCCTTCGGCTTCGAGCAGCGCTGCGGCGGGAAGGACAACGTCAGCCTGTTTCGCGAGGTCGGTCATATGGGAAGCCTGGACTACGAGGAAATCCCCTTTCGCCTTTTTCACCAGGGGAACCTCGCCGACGGCATAGAGGAATCCGTTTCCTCCGGACGCCATCTCCTTACAGGATTTCCCTTCCGGCGCCAGACCCATCATCAGTACGCCTTTTGCATTGCTCTCGACCGGGATCGATACGGCCGTGCCTTTTATCAGGCTTATGTTTGCCGCAGCAGGATAGAGCGCGGGCGAGGTGAGCACTACAGGGTTCTTTGCATCGGCGACCATGGCCGCCGCCGCTTCCACTGCTTCGCTCACCGCTGCCTTGGCAACGGCCTCTCCCAGCTTTTTGTCACTCGAGAGGCCTTTGGCGAGCAGCGCCTTGGCGAGCGACATGAGCGCCGCAGCCTCATCCTCCACCAGGCTCACTGCGGCGACAGAGGCTATCGAAGGCTCTGCTGCAGTAATGGTGATCAGCTTCGCCCCTCCCTGCACTCTCCTGCGGATTACCGCATCGAGGGCGGGCAGCACCCGCGTATACTGGCTGGGATTAAGGCCCACGAGCACGAAAAGATCAGCGGTATCCATATCGGCGCTCCCGGAGAGCAACGTTGCTGCATCGCCGTAGAGGCTTACCGTCGTATCCACATTCCTGGTCTTGACGACCTCCGCCGCGAACTGCTTGAGCGTGAGCGCGTCCTCGTTGAGCAGGCCGCCTGTCGCGACGAACCCGGCGTTCTTGCCCGCCTTCTTCAGCTCGGCGGCGACAAGGTCGAGGGCGTCCTTCCAGGTCGTCTCGACCAGGGCGCCGCCCACGCGCTTCATCGGCGACGTCACCCTGCTGTCCGCCGCTATGCAATCGAAGCCGAACCGGCCGTATGCGCAGATGAACCGCTCGGAGGAACCGTCGGCAGCTCCGGACTTAACCTTGGCGACCGAGCCCTCCTTCGTGCTGACGGTGATATCGCAGCCGTTGCCGCAGAGGAGGCAGACCGAGCTCACCTTCTCGTACTCCCATTCCCTGCCTTTGCGCGTCCGGTCGGCCTCGAGCAGGGCGTTGACCGGGCAGGCGTCGACACAGCTGCCGCAGAAGGTGCAGCCCGACTCCTGGAGCGGCTTGTCGTTGGCCGTCGCCACTTTCGAGCCCACTCCCCTTCCCATGAACTCGAGCACATTCGTCCCCTGGTTCTTGCAGACCCGGACGCATCTGCCGCAGAGCACGCAGTAGTCGGGATCGCGCTTGATGAAGGGGTTCGCCTCGTCAACGGCAAAGCCGAACTTCTTCCTGGTGAAGCTCGATTCCTTTATCCCGAAATCGTAGGCATACTGCTGGAGCGTGCAGACGCCCGCCTTGGTGCAGGTCATGCAGTCGAGCGGGTGCATCGAGAGGATGAGATCGACGACGAACTTCCTTATCTCCTGCACCTTCTCCGTATTCGTATTGACCGACATGCCCTCTTTGACCTTCGTGGTGCAGGCGATCATGGGGGCCTTCATGCCCTCGACCTCGACGAGGCACATGCGGCAGGCGCCGATGCCTTTCATCCCCTTGAGGTAGCAGAGATTGGGGATATTGATGCCGCCCCGTGCTGCGGCATCAATGAGATTTGAGCCCTCGGGGGCCGTTACCCTCTTTCCATCTATCGTAACCGTTACCATGTTCGCCATCTAACCTCTCCTCCTTAAATATGCTCGCTAACGCAGCGCCTTATACTGCTGCCGGCTCGCCCGCACCCACGGTGCCCTTGACGATCGCTCCTGTCGGGCATACCGTAATGCATTCGCCGCAGCGGGTGCACCGCTTCTGCCGTATCTCGTAGGCCGGATAATTGTTGAAATAGGGCTTCCTCTTCTCTCCGACGATAGCGCTGTATTTACAGACCTCTTTGCAGGCATTGCACATGATGCAGTCGTCCGGGGCCACGCGGTACTCTACGAGGACCGAGCATTCTCCGGCGCTGCACCGCCCCGCACCATGCTCCGCAAAGGCGCCTTTCTCCATCCACTCGAGGATGAACTTGGCCGTATCCTTGCCCTTCTTGCACATGGACGCCTCGGCCATGTCGGCGGCGATCCGCTTGAGCGCGGCGAGGTCTTCCTCGGAGCCCCGGCCCTCGGCGATCTGCTGCAGCCGGATTCTCGCCTCGTAGCTTCCGAACGCGCAGGGAAAGCACCTGCCGCACATCGGCCCGGCGAGAAAGCCGGTGATGTAGGCGAGCGCCTTCTGCACGGCGCAACTCCTCGCTTCGGCCGCGTTTTTTATATCCTCTACCTTCAGCTCTTTCTCTTCAGTCATAATACCGTCCTTCTAGTACATGTCTTCTGCCATGTAGACAATCTCGGGGAGCACGTAGGAGACCAGGTCCCGGTAGGTGATCATGCCGAGTATCCGGTCGCCGTCGACCACCGGCAGGTGCCGTCTCTTCTTGTTCGCGATGACCGATATGGCGGCGCTGATCTCTGTCGAGGCGTCGAAGGTGATGAGATCGCGGCTCATGACCTCCTCGATGGGCCGGTTGGCGAAGGACATATCCTTGCTGAAGTGGCGCACCACGTCTCTCTCGGTGAACATGCCGACGAGCCGGTTGGATTTATCGACCACCATTACGGCGCTCACGTTCCTGTCCTGCATGATCCTGATCGCGTCGGCAACCTTATGATCCTGCGTAATGGCGAATATCTCATAGGGCTTGGATGCTAAAATATCTCCCAGGGTCATCTTTGCTCTCCTCTCTATGATGTCTATGCTCTCGGGAGGTATCTTGAACTCCTCCTCGAGCTTCAGGTGGCGCTCCTTCCGGATCTTCACCGCGCCGATCGGGCACGCGTTGTAGCAGGCCTTGCACTTCGTGCAGTACGCGTGATCGATGAAGTACTTATCCCGCGTCTCCTTGACCGCATCGAAGGCGCAAGCCTCTTTGCAGAGCCCGCATCTGAAGCACTCGGCGAGATTAATGACGAAGACCCCCATGCCGCTGCAGACATTCGCCCTGCAGTAATTGTCATAGAGGTGCTCTTCGTACTCCTCGCGAAAATACTTGATGGTGCTCAACACTGGGTTGGGAGCGCTCTGGCCGAGGCCGCAGAGCGAACCTTCCTGTATGTGCTTGCCGAGATGAATCAACCGCTCGATATCGCCGTGCCGGCCCTCTCCCCTGGTAAGCCGTTCCATGATCTGGAGCATCTGGTAGGTGCCGATCCTGCAGGGCGGGCACTTGCCGCACGATTCCGAGTAGGTGAAGGAGAGGAAGTATTTCGCTACATCGACCATGCAGGTGTCCTCGTCCATGACCACCATGCCGCCCGAGCCCATCATCGAGCCCACTTTGGAGAGCGAGTCGAAATCGACCGGCAGATCGAGATGACTCGCCGGGATGCAGCCGCCGGAGGGGCCGCCGGTCTGGACCGCCTTGAACGCCCTGCCCTCGAGAATCCCGCCGCCGATATCGAAGATGATCTCCCGCAGGGTCATGCCCATGGGGACCTCCACGAGACCGGTGTTCCTGACCTTGCCCGTAAGTGCGAAGACCTTCGTGCCCGGCGAGGTTGCCGTGCCGATGCTCCGGAACCAGTCCGCGCCCTTTTCGATGATAGGGGGAACGCAGGCATAGGTCTCTATATTGTTCAGGTTGCTCGGGTAGCCCCATACACCGCCTCCGGGCTCGGAGAGGCGCGGCGGACGCGGCCTCGGGAACCCCCGCTCGCCCTCGATCGAGGCGACGAGCGCCGTGGACTCGCCACAGACAAAGGCCCCTGCGCCCTCGCGCACATCGAGGTGGAAGCTGAAGCCCGTGCCGAGAATATTCTGCCCGAGGAGCCCCAGCTCCCCGGCTTGACGAATTGCGTGCTTGAGGTTCTTGACTGCAAGGGGATACTCGTGCCGCACATAGACGAAGCCGTACTGCGCACCCATGGCATAGGCGCAGAGGAGCATGCCCTCGAAGAGGCTGTGGGGATCGCCTTCCATGATCGAGCGGTCCATGAACGCTCCCGGGTCCCCCTCGTCGCCGTTGGCGATGACGAACTTCACGCTGCCCGGCGCGCCCTTCGAGTGTTTCCATTTCTTACCGGCCGGGAAGCCTGCACCGCCTCTTCCCCTGAGGTTCGCCCTATCGACCTCTTCCAGCACCTCATCGGGGCTCATCCCGGAAAGCGCCTTTTCGAGGCCCTTGTAGCCGCCGACCGCGATATAGTGATAGATGTTCGTCGGGTCGATCTTGTCGTTGTTCCTGAGGGCGATGCGGACCTGTTTCTTGTAGAACGGAAGGTCCATCATCTCCAGGGTGGGGTCGGATTGAATGTCCTCCCGGTAGAGCGCCTGCCGGAAGGGTATCCCGTGGAGGAAGGTATGGCTCAGGAGACCCGAAGCATGCTCGGGCTTCACCCGCTGGTAGAAGATGTCCTGCGGCTCCGCCTTCATCACCGGGCCCTTCTGGCACATGCCCTGGCAGCCGGTCTTGACGATCTCGATAGCAGCGCCCCGCGCCTTTGCCTCGTTTTCGAGGGCGCTGATCACTTTGTGCGAGCCGGAGGCGGTGCAGGCAGTCCCACAGCATACCCGCGCCCGCGCCCGATCCGGTAAGAACAGTTCAGAAGCAAGCCTCTCCCTAAGCTTTTTCAAATCACCGATACTCGTCAACCGTTCCATCCCGACCCCGCTTACTGCTTCACCCTGTTGATGATCTCATCCACTTTCTGGGAGCCTACCTCGCCGAGCACCTCTTCGTTCACGGTAACCACCGGGGCCAGCCCGCAGCATCCCACGCATCCGACCGTCTCCAGGGTCATCGAGCGATCGGCTGTCGTTTCTCCCTCTTTTACCCCGAACTCTTCCTCGAGCGCCTTGAGGACCTTGGAGGCGCCTCGCACATGGCAGGCCGTGCCCACGCAGACACAGACGATATTCTTTCCCCTCGGCTTGAAATAGAAATGTTTATAGAACGATGCCGCGCTGTACACCTCGGCCAGAGGGATGTCCAGGTTCTTCGAAAGCTCCTTCAGCTTCTCTTCAGGGAGGTAGTTGTGCTCTTTCTGTATCTGCTGAAAGGCATGGATAAGCAAGCCCTTCTTCTTCTGGCCCGCGGTGAGGACGTCGCCTATGCCCCCGTAGTGTGCATCTATGTTGAGCTCCTGTGCCTTCATTCGTTCCTCCCGACTTCTCGTCTATGCTGCCCCTTTCGCTCCTAATGCCACGGCTCCGCTGTTAAAGGGGTTTAGGATAGAATTTACCATACCGGCGCAAAAGAATCAACAAAACAATAGTCATATTAAGTTTTTTAATCAGATCGTTACGTTTAGTAACGCCTAGTTACCCACGCAGGTAACATAGAGAGGGGCCGGCCTCTCGCCGGCAAACGGCAGGCACAAGCAGTAACGGCAGCAGTTAGCGGAAAAAAGAATACGCCAAAATCAGAAAAAAGGCCGCTGCGGCAGTCTCCCGCCGCAGCGGCTCAATAAAGCAAGGGCTAAAACCCGGTGCTAAAGGCCCTGATGGCCTCTCGGCCTCTCCATCTCGCGGCGCGCCGCCATGTCGAGGAGCACCTTCTCGGTGCCGAACTTGCCCGGCTCGTACTTCTTCAGCTTGAGGCCCTCCCTCGCCGAATCGATGTACTTGAGGGTCAGGGCAAGGATCTTCTCCGGATCGGGCTCGAAGTGGAATGCGCCTCTGAACCGCTCCATCCAGACCTCGGTCATGATCCTGGTGACCTCCTTGCTCGCCGACGCTATGTTTTCACCGCCGAATATGACGGGTATGCCCGAAGCAACAGCGTAGCAGCCTATCGCAACAGCCTTCTCGGACATCCACTCGGGGGCGATGCCCACTGCAGGCATGCCGCCTATCTCGTCCGAGAGACCGCCCTCGGCAGCCATGGCGCTCGCGATGGTCAGGATTCTCGAGTTATCGACGCAGGCGCCGAGATTCAGTATCGGGGGCATTCCAGTCGCTTCGCAGACCTCCCTCAGGCCGGGGCCGGCGAGCTCATACGCCTGCTCGGGCGTCACCAGGCCCGCCATGCCGCAGGCATGAGAGCCGCAGCCGGTAGTGACGACCAGGACATCCTGCCTGATGAGCTCCTTGATCAGGTAGTTGTGGACAGCCGTTGCCGGGAACCTGGTGTTGTCGCACCCGACGACGCCGGCGATACCCCTGATCCTGCCCGCCATGATCGCGTCGTTCAGGGGCCGGAAGGACGCCCTCCACTTTCCGCCGAGCATGTACTCGATATACTCGTGGGAGAACCCGGTCACCATCGTGTACTTGTCCTTCTGGTCGCGCTTGCCGTAGGTCGTCCTGTTCGGGAAGTTATCGATCGCCGCCCTGATCACGTTCCGGGCATGCTCCATTGCCCTCGACTCATCGACATAGGGCATGGCGACAGCGCCCTTTATGTGCGCCTTCGGCGATGTGGTAATGATCTTGGTGTGGAACTTCTCTGCCGCCTTGACGACCGACGGCATGATGCACTGGACATCGACGGTCATGGCATCCACCAGGCCAGTGAAGATCGCCAGCTCCTGGTTCGTGAAGCCGCCCATGGTCGGGACGCCGTGCCTGACCAGGATCTCGTTGGCGGTACAGCACATGCCGGCGAGATTGATTCCCTTCGCGCCCTTCGATTTCGCATACGCGATCATGTCGGGCTCGTTCACCGCCTCGGCCATCTTCTCGGCGAGGGTCGGCTCATGGCCGTGGACCACGACATTGACCTTGTCCTCCTCGAAGACGCCGAAGCCCGCCTCTCCCCTGAGGGGCTGGGGAGTGCCGAAAAGGATATCGGTGATATCGGTAGCGATCATCGAGCCGATCCAGCCGTCGGCAAGGGCCGTCCTGAGGCCGTGCAGCAGGATGTGATCCGCATCGATATCGACGCCGGTATGGGTGCGGTGCATCATCTCGACAATCTCCCTCTGGGCGCCGCGGGGGACGATGCCCCACTTTCTCCAGCGCTCCTGGGTCTTCTTCGGCGCCCTGCTGACGTAGCTCGCCTCGCCGCTCTGGCGGGTGAAGTCCTCGACGAACCGCTTCGCCACGTCCTTGGCGACATCGCTCACCGGCCTGCCCTCGAACTCGATGTCGAGATAGCCGGCTACTCTATAGAGCTTCCGTACGTCCTTGATCTGGTAATCCTTCGTATGGCCTTCGGCAACAGCCAGGAGGGTCATCGCCATATCGAGGCCGTGGTCGGTGTGCGCCGCGGAACCCGCAGCGATCATACGGGCGACGTTCCGTGCGACGACGGTCGCGACCGTTGCGCCGCAGACGCCGCAGACCTCTTCTTCGGCGTTCTTGCCCACGAGCCTGCAGGGCCCCATGCTGCAGAGCTTGCAGCAGGCGCCGCTGTTGCCGATGGGGCAGGGTTTCATTTTATCGGCCCTGTCGAAACAGGTCTCTATATTCTGCTCCTTGGCCCACTTCAGGATAGCAGCGGACTGGGGGTTGGCAGTGCTTGAGGTTTTTTCACCTTTCTTCTCCATTGTCAATTCCTCCTTGAATCTGGCTTAGCAGCTTTCTGTTAGTACCGCACACGCTATGCGATGATGGGATCCATCGACAATGCCGGATGTCCCGCAGCGGAGAGATGCTCCAGAAGCTTCTCCGAATCCTCGCAGATCGTCTCGTCGGCGATCATATCGAGGAAGGTGGGGATACCGATCTCATCGCACTGCTTCTGGAAATCGTCCTTGATCCTCTCCTTGAGCGACTTGGGCATCCAGACGATTCTCTTGATGCCGCCGTCGCCGTAGAGGAATTTCCTGCTCGGGATGAAGTTCACGCCGATACCCATGAAGCCGGGGGTCTGGGCGCCGCCGCCGACAGTGCCGGCGAGAGTCGAGAACTTCATGCCGATAGGGGTCATCCCGGTAAATCCTCTGTTGACGATCATGACGCCGTTCGCCTCGGGGATGATCGCGACGATGCACTCGAAGCACCCGCAGGAGGTCATGGGGTTTTCCATGATCGTATAGAGGTTGAGGGTTTCTACAGCGCCGCCGGTCGCCTTCTTCAGGTACTCGTCAACGCCGGTGAAGCGTCCGAGCTTGGCATCGATCACGTCACCTTTCTGAATAGGCTGGTTGCCGCCGGTAGGATCGATTTCGAATGCGGCCTTGCCGTCAAGCCAGTTGTAGGCGCCGCAGAGCCCGAGCCGCTCGGGAGTGATGACGCAGGCGTGGCTCGGGGCAAAGGACTGGCAGAGCAGGCAGGAGTAGTAGGTGTCCACCGCCTCGTCCGTAAGGCTTCCGAGTCTCTGGTCACGCTCCTTGTAGGCGGCCCGCGCCTCTTCGAGCTGCTTGTTGACATCGGCCTCGTTGATATACAGCTTGACCTGCACCTTGTCGACAATGGATCTGAAGCGATTGTGGGTCATAGTCGCCTGAATGAGGCCGAGGTGCTCGAGGGTGAAGCCTTCTTTCTTGGCATTGGTGCTGATTCGTACCCAGTTGATGTCGCGCTGACCCATATGCCACACGCCCTGGGCCTCGTTGATATTGGAGTGTACTTTTCTCTCGATAACGGATTCGAAGTCCTTCTGCATCTTGCGGCCCGCGACCTCGATGACCATGCCGAGGGGCAGCTTGCCGCCTTTCTCGTAGAGCTCCTGCCAGCTGTCGCCGATGACGATAACCTTGTTATCCTCGGGGATATCCTCGAGCTCGACC from Nitrospirota bacterium includes the following:
- a CDS encoding molybdopterin-dependent oxidoreductase, with the protein product MANMVTVTIDGKRVTAPEGSNLIDAAARGGINIPNLCYLKGMKGIGACRMCLVEVEGMKAPMIACTTKVKEGMSVNTNTEKVQEIRKFVVDLILSMHPLDCMTCTKAGVCTLQQYAYDFGIKESSFTRKKFGFAVDEANPFIKRDPDYCVLCGRCVRVCKNQGTNVLEFMGRGVGSKVATANDKPLQESGCTFCGSCVDACPVNALLEADRTRKGREWEYEKVSSVCLLCGNGCDITVSTKEGSVAKVKSGAADGSSERFICAYGRFGFDCIAADSRVTSPMKRVGGALVETTWKDALDLVAAELKKAGKNAGFVATGGLLNEDALTLKQFAAEVVKTRNVDTTVSLYGDAATLLSGSADMDTADLFVLVGLNPSQYTRVLPALDAVIRRRVQGGAKLITITAAEPSIASVAAVSLVEDEAAALMSLAKALLAKGLSSDKKLGEAVAKAAVSEAVEAAAAMVADAKNPVVLTSPALYPAAANISLIKGTAVSIPVESNAKGVLMMGLAPEGKSCKEMASGGNGFLYAVGEVPLVKKAKGDFLVVQASHMTDLAKQADVVLPAAALLEAEGTMVDYAGRLKYVAAAVSPAGEAKTHRDIFAALAKVMGSKLKEAKESDTKKLVSAAKIKVELSPFARREGFDADPGELIESINAAVINGSRLLWLKEAKVSPAATSPVAPAAA
- a CDS encoding NADH-ubiquinone oxidoreductase-F iron-sulfur binding region domain-containing protein, which produces MTEEKELKVEDIKNAAEARSCAVQKALAYITGFLAGPMCGRCFPCAFGSYEARIRLQQIAEGRGSEEDLAALKRIAADMAEASMCKKGKDTAKFILEWMEKGAFAEHGAGRCSAGECSVLVEYRVAPDDCIMCNACKEVCKYSAIVGEKRKPYFNNYPAYEIRQKRCTRCGECITVCPTGAIVKGTVGAGEPAAV
- a CDS encoding NADH-ubiquinone oxidoreductase-F iron-sulfur binding region domain-containing protein, with protein sequence MERLTSIGDLKKLRERLASELFLPDRARARVCCGTACTASGSHKVISALENEAKARGAAIEIVKTGCQGMCQKGPVMKAEPQDIFYQRVKPEHASGLLSHTFLHGIPFRQALYREDIQSDPTLEMMDLPFYKKQVRIALRNNDKIDPTNIYHYIAVGGYKGLEKALSGMSPDEVLEEVDRANLRGRGGAGFPAGKKWKHSKGAPGSVKFVIANGDEGDPGAFMDRSIMEGDPHSLFEGMLLCAYAMGAQYGFVYVRHEYPLAVKNLKHAIRQAGELGLLGQNILGTGFSFHLDVREGAGAFVCGESTALVASIEGERGFPRPRPPRLSEPGGGVWGYPSNLNNIETYACVPPIIEKGADWFRSIGTATSPGTKVFALTGKVRNTGLVEVPMGMTLREIIFDIGGGILEGRAFKAVQTGGPSGGCIPASHLDLPVDFDSLSKVGSMMGSGGMVVMDEDTCMVDVAKYFLSFTYSESCGKCPPCRIGTYQMLQIMERLTRGEGRHGDIERLIHLGKHIQEGSLCGLGQSAPNPVLSTIKYFREEYEEHLYDNYCRANVCSGMGVFVINLAECFRCGLCKEACAFDAVKETRDKYFIDHAYCTKCKACYNACPIGAVKIRKERHLKLEEEFKIPPESIDIIERRAKMTLGDILASKPYEIFAITQDHKVADAIRIMQDRNVSAVMVVDKSNRLVGMFTERDVVRHFSKDMSFANRPIEEVMSRDLITFDASTEISAAISVIANKKRRHLPVVDGDRILGMITYRDLVSYVLPEIVYMAEDMY
- a CDS encoding NAD(P)H-dependent oxidoreductase subunit E — translated: MKAQELNIDAHYGGIGDVLTAGQKKKGLLIHAFQQIQKEHNYLPEEKLKELSKNLDIPLAEVYSAASFYKHFYFKPRGKNIVCVCVGTACHVRGASKVLKALEEEFGVKEGETTADRSMTLETVGCVGCCGLAPVVTVNEEVLGEVGSQKVDEIINRVKQ
- the cooS gene encoding anaerobic carbon-monoxide dehydrogenase catalytic subunit; the encoded protein is MEKKGEKTSSTANPQSAAILKWAKEQNIETCFDRADKMKPCPIGNSGACCKLCSMGPCRLVGKNAEEEVCGVCGATVATVVARNVARMIAAGSAAHTDHGLDMAMTLLAVAEGHTKDYQIKDVRKLYRVAGYLDIEFEGRPVSDVAKDVAKRFVEDFTRQSGEASYVSRAPKKTQERWRKWGIVPRGAQREIVEMMHRTHTGVDIDADHILLHGLRTALADGWIGSMIATDITDILFGTPQPLRGEAGFGVFEEDKVNVVVHGHEPTLAEKMAEAVNEPDMIAYAKSKGAKGINLAGMCCTANEILVRHGVPTMGGFTNQELAIFTGLVDAMTVDVQCIMPSVVKAAEKFHTKIITTSPKAHIKGAVAMPYVDESRAMEHARNVIRAAIDNFPNRTTYGKRDQKDKYTMVTGFSHEYIEYMLGGKWRASFRPLNDAIMAGRIRGIAGVVGCDNTRFPATAVHNYLIKELIRQDVLVVTTGCGSHACGMAGLVTPEQAYELAGPGLREVCEATGMPPILNLGACVDNSRILTIASAMAAEGGLSDEIGGMPAVGIAPEWMSEKAVAIGCYAVASGIPVIFGGENIASASKEVTRIMTEVWMERFRGAFHFEPDPEKILALTLKYIDSAREGLKLKKYEPGKFGTEKVLLDMAARREMERPRGHQGL
- the acsB gene encoding acetyl-CoA decarbonylase/synthase complex subunit alpha/beta → MSKLIATAAIRGANTLVAQAEEMLEKAIAEKGNDFAFEFPDTAFHLPMIYAMTGFAVKTLGDMKTALGFAKELQHPEPEEKMWTPYLGEALDSGMATLFAEEIILALRYINGLEPCKDPETGYVYNGFISDTIQRNLGIQLVDGSMPGFAAILGAAPTDDIAVTIVRELQEKNILTFLSGESNGDSVTKQLLRKGVELGWDARIVPLGPDTIHTLYALDWAIRASLIFGGKKPGDYKEHLKYQKDRVFAFAIALGPLDDIKWTTGAGAINMGFPAIADTDVPVIHPTGVCTYEEVDKELDHSKIVQRGIELRGLKIIVEKPPIPVSYGPAFEGERIRKEDTFIEFGGQRTPAFEWVKMVELEDIPEDNKVIVIGDSWQELYEKGGKLPLGMVIEVAGRKMQKDFESVIERKVHSNINEAQGVWHMGQRDINWVRISTNAKKEGFTLEHLGLIQATMTHNRFRSIVDKVQVKLYINEADVNKQLEEARAAYKERDQRLGSLTDEAVDTYYSCLLCQSFAPSHACVITPERLGLCGAYNWLDGKAAFEIDPTGGNQPIQKGDVIDAKLGRFTGVDEYLKKATGGAVETLNLYTIMENPMTSCGCFECIVAIIPEANGVMIVNRGFTGMTPIGMKFSTLAGTVGGGAQTPGFMGIGVNFIPSRKFLYGDGGIKRIVWMPKSLKERIKDDFQKQCDEIGIPTFLDMIADETICEDSEKLLEHLSAAGHPALSMDPIIA